From the Nitrospiria bacterium genome, the window CTGCAGTCCGTTTTTCTGGCCCTCACGGCCGCCCTCGTCGCCTTCCTGACCGGGGCGTATCACATCTATATCGCGGCCGTTCTGACGGTCGTCATCAAGGTGATCATCCTTCCGCGGATCCTGAAAGCGGTGATCGAGCGTCTCAACGTCACGCGGGAGTTGGTTCTGAATATTAACATCCCGTCCTCGCTTCTGATCTGCGGCGCATTGGTCATCCTGGCCTTCTACATCACGCAGCCGATCATCAGTCTGGGATTCCTTCTGACCCAGGATTCCCTGGCGATCGCCCTGGCGATCGTGCTGATCGGTTTCTTTACGATGATCGCGAGGAAGAAGGCCGTGACCCAGGTGATCGGATTTCTGGTGATCGAGAACGGGTTGTTTTTGGGGGCCACGGCCGCCGCTTACGGGATGCCCCTGATCGTGGAACTGGGGGTGTTTTTCGACGTCCTCGTGGCCGGCCTTATCGTCGGGATCTACACCCACCGGCTGCAGGACACCTTCGATAGCGTGGACACCACCAAGCTCACGGCCTTGAAAGAGTAAATCTTTATGTGCGACTTGGAAGAAATATCCCCAGCGAGCAATCCGCCGGAAGCGGAGAGCGATAGGGGGAGGACTTCGGCGAGCTCAGTCGAGTCGCTCCATCCGGACTTCGGCGAGCTCAGTCGAGCCGCTTGGCCGGCGGAGGGGGCGATGCAAGCCCCTGTAACGGAGTGATCATGGATCTGGCCCTGATCGGTCTGGTCACCGCTCCGTTGGTCTCCGCTATCTTTAGCCTGGTCATGAAAAGTCAAAGGTCAATGGAGCGGCTGCAGTGTATCCACGCCGCCGTTTTGATTGCAGCGATGGGCGCGGTCGTGACGAACGCGGGCGGGGATTCCGAATTTGTCTCGGGAGTTCTGCGCGCAGACGCACTGAGCGCGTTTCTGGATCTCATGCTGGCTTTCGTCGGGGTCACCGGCCTGCTCTACGCACTGGGGTACATGGGGGAAGAGCTGGTTCGCGGGCACCTGTCGTTTCAACGCTACGGATGGTTTTTCTGTTTTTTCAATCTCTACCTGTTTGCGATGCTCCTGGCGGCCAATCTGGACAATATCGCCCTCATGTGGATTGCGATCGAAGGGTCGACCCTCTCGGCGGCTCTTCTGATCAACTTCGAGAGAACCAAGACGGCGTTGGAGGCGGGGTGGAAGTACATCATCCTCAGCTTCGTCGGGATCGCGCTGGCCTTGTTCGGCACCGTCCTGGTCTACTATGCGTCCGAGCATGTACTGGGGGTACGGATGGAGGCTCTGCAGTGGAGTGAATTGTACCGCGTCGCATCGGATCTGAACCCGACCGCGCTGGAGCTGGCCTTCATTTTTATTGTGATCGGATACGGCACCAAGGCCGGGATTGCACCCATGCATACCTGGCTTCCGGACGCGCATGCCGAGGCCCCCGCGCCGGTGAGCGCACTGCTGTCCGGCCTGATGCTGAATCTGGCCATGTATGCGATTCTCCGCATGAAGAGCATCGTGGACCCGGCCGTCGGCCCGAACTTCACCGGCCCCATCCTGTTGGGTCTCGGTTTGCTGTCCATCGCCACGGCCGCGATCTTTATGCTGATCCAGCGCGATTACAAGCGGCTCTTTGCCTATTCCAGCATCGAGCATATCGGGATCGTCCTGGTGGGTTTCGGGGCGGGCGGTCCGGTCGGGGTGTTCGGCGGGTTATTCCATATGATCAACCACTCGCTGGCCAAGTCCGCGGCATTTTATGCGGCCGGCGGGGTGTGGCTTCGGTACGGACACAGGAATATTGAGGGTGTGACCGGTCTTTTGCGGCGGATGCCCTTGGTCGGCGGAGCGATGCTTCTGGCCGCGCTCGCGTTGGCCGGATTGCCGCCGTTCGGCCTGTTCGTCAGCGAAATACTGATCGTCACCGGGGTATATGTCGAACAACCGTGGATCGCCTACACGTTCCTTGGACTTCTTGCCGTTGCGTTTGCCGCGCTGGTGTACCAGGTCTTTCGGATGGTTCTCGGTGAACCGAAAGAGGCGGGTATTGTGATGACGCCCGGCGGCGGCCGCTTCGCCGCCGTCTCGCTCATCGCCCATCTGATGGCCATGGGCTATATCGGGATCCATATGCCCGGATTTCTGCGCGATCTTTTCATCCCGATGACACGGATCTTTCGGGCGGGCGGGGATTTTCCATGATCGAGGTGGCCCTCCTGTTAATCACCCCGCTTATCGCGGGTTTTGTCAGTCTCGGGCTGCGGCATATCAAATTATTGCACGGGATCAATCTCGCGACGATGCTTCTTCTGAGCGGCGCCGAGGCTGCGGTGATGTTGCATGTCCTGCGCGAAGGGGAGATTCAGGCCTTCCGGAACTTGATTCTGATCGATGCGCTTTCGGCCTTCATTCTTTTGATCATCACCGTGATCGGCCTCATCAGTTCGCTTTATGCCTGGTCGTATTTCGAGCATTATCGAACGCAGGGGGATGTGACCCCGACCCGGATGAGCCGGTACTTTTTCTTGTTTCACATGTTCATGTTCGCGATGATCCTGGCCACGCTTGCGAACAATCTCGGGATTCTTTGGGTGGCGGTCGAGGCGACGACGCTGGCCACGACCTTCCTGATCAATTTCTTCAAACGGAAAACGTCGCTCGAGGCCGGCTGGAAGTACCTCATCCTCTGTTCGGTCGGAATCGCGCTTGCGCTGTTCGGGACGGTCCTGATGTATATGTCCTCCGTCCGGGCCCTCGGGGAGATCAACGCGACGCTGAACCTCACCGACCTGGTGCGGGTTGCGGCGCAGCTCGACCCTCACGTGGTGAAGCTGGCCTTCGTATTCATCCTGGTGGGTTACGGCACAAAGATCGGTCTGGTGCCGATGCATGCGTGGCTTCCGGATGCCTACAGCGAAGCCCCGGCTCCGGTGGTCGCGATGCTGGCGGGTGTTCTTGAAACCGTCGCGGTCTATGCCGTTCTGCGCAGCAAAATGGTGGTCGATCTGGCGGTCTCGCCGGGGTATGCCGGAAATCTCCTGACGGGGTTCGGTTTCCTGTCCTTCGGAGTCTCCGCGCTTTTCATCCTCGTGCAGCGCGATTATAAGCGATTGTTCGCCTATTCAAGCATCGAGCATATGGGTATCGCGGCGATCGGATTCGGGGTCGGCGGGGTCCTGGGAACCTTCGGGGCGCTCTTCCATCTTCTCAACCATGCCCTGGCCAAATCTCTGGCCTTTTTTGCCGCCGGCGATCTCCAGATCCGGTTCGGCACACGCGAGATCGGGGAGGTCCGCGGATTGTTCAAGGCCCAGCCGCTGACGGCCGCGGCCCTGATCACGGCGGCGCTCGCGCTGGTCGGGATGCCGCCGCTGTCCATGTTCGTGAGCGAGTTTTCGGTCCTGACTTCTCTTACGACACAGGTCTACGCCAGCGACACCATCCACATCGGGCGGTTTATGACGGTGATGGTGGCCGATGAAGTCCGCAACCTCGGGCTGATCCTCTCTTTTCTGGCTGTCGCGGCGGTTGCGTTTGGAGGATTCACCTATCGTGTCGTGGGGATGGTCTGGGGGGACCCGCCCGAGCGTTTGAAGCGGGGTGAATCGTGGGGACTCGGACAGGTTGCTTTTGTCGTGGGCATGGGGGCGCTGCTCGCTATGGGGATCACGATGCCGGAATCCTTGAAGCGCTTGATGAACCTTTCGGTGACGACGATTATGGTGAGGTGAGCCATGGTGGATTTGAACGAAGCTGTTCGGAATATCCAGGCCACGTTTGGAGCCAAGATCCGGAGTGTGGATCATGTGCGGGGAATTCCGGTCCTGAGTGTGGAGAAGACGGATCTCCCTTCGGTTGCAAATCATCTCCATTACGGCCCCGCTCTCCGTGGAACGCTCTCTTTGCAATGGGCCGTGGACTTGAGGCCCCGGCTTGCCGCGTACCGCATCTATTATCTGTTTACACTCAGCGGGGGGCCGTGGCTTATTTTAATGACGGAACTTTCGGGGCAAGACCGATTGTTTCCCTCCATCACCCCTCGGATCCATGCGGCCAAATGGTATGAACGGGAAATACGGGATATGTTCGGTCTGATTCCGCAAGGGCACCCGGACCTCCGCAGGCTGGTTCGGCATGAGCATTGGCCGAAGGGAACCCACCCTCTGAAAAAAGATTTTGGCTGGAACCATGTCATGGGCCGGCAGGACGGAGAGTATCATTTTCGGCAAATCGAAGGGGAGGGCGTGTTTGAGGTGCCGGTCGGCCCGATTCATGCGGGAATCATCGAGCCGGGTCATTTCCGGTTTTCGGTGGCCGGCGAGCCCATCATGCAATTGGAGGTCCGCCACTTCTGGAAACATCGGGGGGTCGAAAAACTCTTTGAGAACCTGGGATGGACGGAAGGGGTTGCGCTGTCTGAAAAAGTTTCGGGCGACACCTCCTTCGGCCACAGCCTTTGCTATTGTCAGGCGGTCGAGTCACTATTCGGGATCGAGATTCCGCCGCGGGCAAAGTATCTTCGCAGTCTGTTTTTGGAGCTGGAGCGGCTGCATAATCATATCGGCGACGTCGGCGCGATTTGCAACGACGCGGCCTACTCACTGGCCCTGGCCCACTGCGGCCGGATGAAAGAGCGGATCATGCAGCTCAACGACCATCTCAGCGGCAGCCGTTTTCTTCGCGGGGTCAATCGAATCGGCGGGCTGTCGATCGACCTGTCGCCGGATCGATTGAACACCGTGGTGCGGCAGGTGAACACCGTCGAAGAAGACTTCACCGAGCTGTCCCGGATCATATTTCATAATGCCTCGCTCACCGATCGTCTGGAGACGACCGGGGTTCTGAAAGAGCGCACCGCCCGGGACCATGGGGTTATGGGTGTGGTCGGCCGGGCCTCCAGCATCGACCGGGACGTCCGCCGGGACCGTCCCTTCGCGGCCTATGGCCAGTTGACCTTCAAGGTTCCGAGTTATCGTTACGGCGATGTCCGGGCACGGATGCGCGTGCGAATCGATGAGGTTCACGAGACGTTCAGTTTGATTCGGCAGACACTCGAAAACCTTCCGGCCGGGCCGATCTCGACCGCCATGCCATCGTCACCGCCTCCGGGCGACTGGGCCCTTTCGGCGGTTGAAGGATGGCGGGGCGAAATTCTATATTTCGTAATGGCCGGGGACGACGGTAAAATACACCGGTGCAAGGTGCGGGACCCATCGTTTGTGATCTGGCCGGCGATCCAGTTCGCCGTGTTGGGGAATATAATCCCGGATTTTCCGTTGATCAATAAGAGCTTCAATCTCTCTTACGCGGGGACGGATTTGTAAGAGGAGGCAGGCATGTTTAGAATCATCAGAAAAAGTTTGAAGACCGAAAAGGCGACCGGACGTTATCCGGCGCCGACTAAACCCGGTCCGGAAGTCTCGGAGGCGGTTCGGAACAAGGCCTCGGTGTTCGGTCGCTCTCTTACGATTCGTGAAGTGGACACGGGTTCCTGCAACGGCTGCGAGATGGAGATGAACGCGCTGATGAACCCCGTTTATGACGCCGAGCGCTTCGGGATCCATATCGCGGCCTCGCCCCGCCATGCCGATGCGCTCGTGGTGACCGGTCCCGTCACGGTGAATATGGAAAGGGCCCTGAAGGATGTCCATGCCGCGACGCCGGATCCCAAGTTGGTGATCGCGTTGGGGGACTGCGCGTGCGATTGCGGGATGTTCAAGGGAAGTTATGCCGTGACCGGTCCCGTCGAGCGGCATATCCCGGTCGATGTCAAGATTTCCGGTTGTCCGCCCCGCCCCTCCGAGATCCTCGACGCCTTGCTGAAGATTCAGGGGCGTAAGACATAACGGTCGTTCCTTCGAAATAAACCCACCGATTCGCATGGGCGCATGCGTGTGTGCGCCCGGCATCCTGTCAGGGCAGACACGCAGGTCTGCCCCTACCGACCATCGGCAAATCTCGCTGTTGACAAAGATAGAGGATAGGGATATACAGGTGAGCAGGACGGAGGCAGGTCGAGGAGGGAGCGCACATACCTGTTTCATTACACTTGGGCCGGCTTCACAGTTCTGACCGGGGGGATGTTCCTTGTTTTGGTCGCGACGATATGTCTTGCGCATTGGTTTCCCGACCGATACTGGATGTTTGTTATGGTGATTATTGTCGTAACGGTGTTCGTTGTCTGGTTATCCTTCTGGGTGGATAAGCAGCTTTTGAAAAGAACAAAATGAAAATGAAAACTCTATTAAGCTGGAGCAGCGGGAAGGACAGCGCCTGGGCGCTTCATCTTCTCCGACAGCGGGACGATCTCGAGGTCGTCGGGCTTTTTACAACGGTGAATGCCGAGTTTGAGCGCGTGGCGATGCATGCGGTCCGTCTGGAGCTCCTCAAGCGACAGGCCGAGGCGGTCGGGCTCCCGCTTGAGACCTTGGACATTCCCTATCCCTGCAGCAATCACCAGTACGAATCCGTCATGAAGGATTTTGTCGATGCCTCAAAAGAAAGAGGCGTCCGCTGCATGGCCTTCGGCGATCTTTTCCTCCGGGATATCCGGTCTTACCGGGAGGATAAACTGAAGGACACCGGAATCACGCCGATTTTTCCGCTTTGGGAAATTCCTACCGATCGCCTCGCGCGTCAAATGATCTCGGAAGGACTGCGCGCCTACCTGACTTGCGTCGATCCCAAAAAATTGCCGGCCCGCTTTGCCGGCCGCGAGTTCGGGCCGGGGCTTCTGGACGAGCTTCCGGAATCCGTCGATCCTTGCGGAGAATACGGCGAGTTTCACACCTTCGCCGTGGACGGCCCGATGTTCAAAAAGGCGGTTGAGGTTCGTGTCGGCGACGTCGTGGAGCGCGACGGCTTCGTCTTTGCCGATCTTCGTCATCGGGAGGCGCGCTGACAAATGATAACGACCCAAGCGCAGCATGATCCCCGCCTGGCCCGCGACCTGATCCTGGACGAGCTGTTCGATCTGACGCTCTACCAATCGCTGCGTAAGATTTCGGGGCGCGATCTTCAACCGATGCTGGACGAGCTGATCGCGATCGAGACCCAGCATCTCGCGTTCTGGCAGAAATTTTTCAACAGTGCCGTGTCCGGCCTCGATTTTCCCCGCCGGTTCCGGCTACGGCTGATTGTCCTGGCCTGCAGGTTGTTCGGCGCCACCGCGGTGCATATGGTTCTTGAAGCGATCGAGATATACGGGGTCCGCAAGTACCTGTCCGTCTGGGAACAATACAAGGACGGACCGCTGGGCGCCGCGGTGCGGGGAATTCTGGAAGACGAATTCAAACATGAGGATGAGATCGTCAGCCGGATGGCGGAGCGGAAGATCAACCCGGACCGCATCCGGAACATTTTCCTGGGGTTCAACGACGGGCTGGTCGAGATTATCGGGGCGGTGAGCGGATTCTTTGCCGCTCTGGGCGCCGGGACCCTGGTGCTGATCGCCGGGTTGACCACGGCCGTTGCGGGGTCCTTATCCATGGCGGCGGGCGCTTATGTGGCCGTCAACTCCGAAAACGAAGTGCGACGGACGGAACGGGGCAGGGCGCGATTTCTCACCAAGGGCGGGGAATCGGAGGAGCCGGAGGATTCCTCGATCCGGTCGGCCATAATCGTCGGGGGCAGCTATTTCGCCGGCGCGGCCATTCCGATTCTGCCGGTGCTGTTCGGGGCGAAGACCGCAATGGTCCCGGTATTTTCCGGCGGGGTCGCGGCCATACTGGTCTCGATGATCCTTGCGTTCCTGTCCGGAATGGACGTCCGGAAGCGCATCATGATGAATCTGGCCATGGTCGCCGGCGCCGTGGGGATCACCTACGGGATCGGACTCCTCGTCCGAGCCGTTTTTGGAGTCCCCGTGTAAGGCCGGTTCCCTCCGGAAGGTCATGGAATAAAACGCGTTGTCATCACCATGTCCCTGCTGTTCGATTTTCTGGATCGGCAAAAAATCAAGCCCATGATTGCCGGGCGCATCCCGTTGATTGAGGCTGCCCGCGCGCACGCGCTTCTTGAAAGGGGAGAGGGGGCGGGTAAACTGGTCCTTATTTGTAATGCGTAGCGACGGGAACGTTCTCTTCCCGCCAGGCGGCGGAACGGGGGTCTTTCTTTTCCGAAAGTTTGACCGCGGGGGTGGCATTCGCGCCGCCCAGCATTTTGGAGTTCCCGTTAAATTGACAGCCTTCTTCGATGGACAGGGAAGGCGTGGAGATGTCGGCGTTCACGACCGCGGTCTTGAGGAGTTGCACTTTTTGACGACCCGTAATTTTCCCTTCCACGTTTCCTCCGACGATTACCGTATCCCCTTCGATCTCGGTTGAAACGGCCGAGCCCTCCCCCAGCAACAAGGTTCCCTTGGCTAATATCTTCCCTTCCACTTTTCCATCGATCCGGCCGGTCCCTTCGAAACTGAGAGTCCCTTTGAACTCCATGTTCTTGCCCATATAAATCGTCATGTCCGCCGAATCTTTTTGTGCGCCGGTTCCGCTCCCATTTCCGTTCCCATTTCCGTTTCCGAACATTGCACGGGCCTCCTTATGATTTATGAAGAGTCATTCGCTATGTTCAAGTATAGCCCAGGCCCCGGAATTGTCAAAAAGACAGCCGGAGCGACCGCTTTTGAGCGATCTCACGGACTTCTTTGTTTAGGGCGAGACCCGGATTTTGATCCTTGAAAGGACGGTCTGGCGAGGGTCGGGCCTGCGGCGGGCTTCTTCCAGCAAGGATCGGCTGTCGGGCCGCAACAGCTGCTCGAAACTGACCCGGCCGTTGGTGAAGACCAGTACGGGCCTGTTCCAGTCCACGAAATCCGCGGGAAGCAGAATGCTGTATTGAATTACGTTCTCGGCGGTCACAAAGATGGTGTTCCCGGACACCCGGGCTTTGAGCCTGGCATAGGCGCCGCGTTGGAGCCGCCGACTCTCCTCCGGTTGATGTTCCGAGGCCCAGAAGGAAGCGGCCGCGGGATCGATTTCGTCGATTCGGACCCAGGCGTCCCGGCCGGGATGATCCCGGTCGCGGACCACCGACAGTTCGCGGGGTTCCGCGGCCCGCCGTTGAGTCTTCAGCCAGGCCAGAAGGTCCGGAAGCTCTTCCTTCGGAAAGTAATGGCCGCCGGCCATCGGATGAACGCGGTCGTGCTCGCGGTAGACCACGGGGGAATCGCTTCGCTTCAGGTACGCCGCCACGTCCCGGCTGTACTGGACCGGCATCACCTGGTCCTTCGATCCGTGGATGATGTAGAAGGGTGTGTTTTTCGCATTATCGAGAAGCGGGAACAACGCGGCGGGAAACGCGCCGGCCATGGGGACCAGCGCGGCGAAGCGGTCCGGATGGTTCAGACCGATCAGATAGGTTCCGATGCCGCCGTTCGACATGCCGGTGAGAAAGACCCGATCGGGGTCCACGTGATACGTGCGCGATACGTCGGACAGCACCGCCAGGACCAGGGCTTCTCCCTGACGCGTCCACCACTCGGCCTCCTCCATTGTGGGACAGGCCAGCAGATAGTCTTCGCCCAACCGGGGTTGCCAACGGTTCAGATACGTGTCTCCGTCAAAGCCGGCCCCGTGCAGACAGAGGATGAGCGGGTAGGACCGGGAAGGGTCGTAGGCGGCGGGGACGTAAAGTCCGTAGCGCATCGAATCGTCGCCCACGCGGATCGATCGGCCGGGCTGCATCCCGGTCGGGGCGGTATTTTGAAAGGAAGTTTCCAGAACGCTCCGGAGGGCCGCTTCCAGTTCGGAAACGGGTTCCTTGGAAAGGCCGGGCCAAAGGCGCTCCGCTTCCTGATCGTCGGCCCGGAGGTAAGCCGACACCTGTTTAAGAAGCCCGGGCGAGGGTTCGGCCTCATGGCGCGACGGAATGTTTTGGCAGGCGTTCATCGCGGCCGATGCCGCGATGCAGATGGCGATTCCCCATTGGCCCGATCGACGCATACCCGTGATCCGCTCCGCCGCTTTGATGAAACGTCGTCATATTACGTCGATGCGCGGCAAAAGTCAAAATACCGATCCCCCGTTTGCATTTTCCGTTTGCCTCAACTATTATAGGGGCTTGCGTCGCCCCCTCCGCCGGCCGAGCGGCTCGACTGAGTTCGCCGAAGTCCGGATGGGACGACTCGACTGAGTTCGTCGAAGTCCTCCCCCTCTCGCTCGCCTTGCTCGCTGGACAAATGTCTGCGGGTACGCGGACCGGAGGATAAGGTCTACTACACATGGGTGAATGGTTCTTAAGGGCTTATGGATAAACAGGAACGGGTCAACTTCCGCCAGCGTCTATTGACAAAACTCCGCGGCTCGTTCGTTTACAACACCGAAGCGATCTTCACGCTTTCCTCCGGAAGAAAAAGCCACTTCTACATCGACTGCAAAAAGGTCACGCTCGATTTCGAGGGGGCCTTTCTGGTGGGGCAGTTGATCCTGGACGCCATCTCGGACCTGGAAGTGGACGCAATCGGGGGAATGACGCTCGGGGCCGATCCGATCGCCACTTCGGTTTCGGTTCTGAGTTACGGAGAGCCCCGTGCGATTCCGGCCTTCATCATACGGAAGGAACCCAAGCCCTTCGACCAGTCGGAGGGTCCCATGGCCTACATCGAAGGGCATCTTCCCCCGGGGGCGCGCGTCGTGGTGGTGGACGATGTCCTCACCGCCGGTCGGGCCACCGAGCGGACGATCAACGTCTTAAAAGGGGCCGGGTGCACGGTCGTGAAGGTCATCGCCCTGATCGATCGAAAGGAAGGCGGGCGTCAACACCTGGAGGACCTGGGTTATACCGTCGATAGCCTCTTCACGGTCGAGGATTTATTGAAGGCATGAAACAAGCCGGTTCGCGGCTCTGCCGCGAGAGGCGCGGGGTTTGGGGGCATCGGAGGACCCTTCTCGACCTAATCCGCACGGGCCCCCAATTATTATGGTCCAAAAAATCAGGAAGAAGATAAAAAAAGGGCCCAAGGCCCCGCACGCGGTTCCGCTCGCGGTCGTCATGACGGCCCTGTACGGTTTTCAGCGCGAGGGGCGGGATTTCCGCCGGCCGTTTGAAGACCCCGCCAGGCTCCGAGCCGCGTTGCGGCTTCAAATTGAACAGGAAATCATCCCGGCCGATCGCGTCCTCTCGTTCAAGGAATATCTGGAATGGGGGCTCAAAAGCTCTCCCGGCCGGCTGGCGGAGATGTTTTCGCGCCCCGGCTCCATTCCCATGGGACCGTCGTCGGAAGAGGAGGATCCCGGGCCGCGGCCGCGACTGGGGATTCTGCCCATCATCGCCGTGGTCAAGGGGATGCAGCTCGAGACCTTCGGCGAGAGGATCGGGCGTGAGTGGTCCGAGGTGGCCCGGGTCGCGTTTCAAAACAGCGTCTACCCGGCTTTCAATCTGATCGCGGGTTACGATCTCCTTCTTTACACGCCCTTCCATCATGCGCGCGACATCAACCGTGCGATCGCGACGATCGACCAGATGACGGAGGAGGCCTTTCACCAGGCCGGTCGTCCTTACCCCGGCCCGTTTGATCCCCTGCCCGGGGAAATCCTGTCCCGCATCCCTGTTCAGGAACCGCTCATCTCATAGGAAGCTGTTCCTCGGACACGGGAATGAAACAAGACCTGACGCCGACGATCCGTGTGTGTTAGAATAGATACCACATTGATGGGGAATTAAAAAAAGGAGTTTTTAAGTGTCGACCGTTCAGATTTACACAACAAAATTTTGCGGTTCCTGCGTCCGGGCCAAGCGCTTGCTCGAGCAGGAAGGGATCCGCTACGAGGAGATCGACATCTCGGATACCCCCGAGGTCCGGGAGGATCTGGTTGAAAAGACCGGGGAGTGGACCGTCCCCCAGATCTTTGTGGACGGAAAATACATCGGTCAGGACGATGAGCTGTACGATCTGATTCGAAACGGCGGATTAAAGTGAGGCGTCGAATGTCCCTCGAGGAAACCTTGCTCCGTACGAAAACGGTTTATAACGGAAAATACGTCAAGGCCGAGGAACGAATCGTCCGGCTTCCCGACGGACGGGAGGCGGTGCGGGAGATCGTGCGGCCGCCCGATGCGGTCGGGGTGCTGCCGATCGCCGAGGACGGCACGGTCCATCTGGTCCGCCAGTACCGTCAGGCGATCGGGAGGGTGATCCTCGAGATCCCGGCCGGGATCATCAATCCCGGAGAGTCCAAGGAAGAGACCGGGCGACGGGAATGCGAGGAGGAGACCGGCGTTCGACCGGCCAAGATGGAATGGCTCTTCCAGTATTATCACTCGGTCGGATTCTCAACCGGGACCATCGAAATTTATCTCGGGAGGGAGCTCTCGGAAGCGTCGTCCCATCTTCCGGATGACGGCGAGTTTATCGAGCGGGTGCGCATGCCGTTTGACGACCTGTACCGCCTGGCCGTGGACGGCCAGATTGTGGACAGCAAGACCTTGTTGGCCGTTTTGTGGTATCAGCACCGCATCAGGAAAGTCTGAAAACAGATCACCCGGTCTGCGGACGTTCCAGCTTGAACACGTCCCGAATGCGGCAATAGTTGGATTGTCCAAGGCGGCCGATGGCGCGAAGCCGCGCCGGATCGACCGTGCCGTTTCGCCAAAGATCATCCTTCAAATAAATGTAAACCACCCGCCCGATGACCAGGGCGTCCTTGGATTCCGGGAGCGGCAGGACCTGTACCACGCGGCATTCCAGGCTGATCGGGGCCTCGCCGATACGCGGAGGTTTGACCTTGACGCTGGGCCTGGCCGTAAGTCCGGCCGCCTCGAGCTTATTCGTGTTCGGCGGATAATTTCCCGCGGCCCGGTTCATCCCTTCCGCCAGGGCCTCGTCGACCATGTTTACCACGAACTCGCCCGTGGTCTCGATGTTGCGAAGGGTTCCTTTCTTCTCCGTACCTCGCCGCGCGATCGATATCGCGACCATGGGCGGGTCGGTCGAGATCCCGTTGAAGAACGAGAACGGGGCGGCATTCGGAACCCCTTCGGAATTCAGGGTCGAGATGAAGGCGATCGGCCGCGGGATGACGATGCTGATCATCAGATCGTAGGCCTGGGAGGAAGTGAGCTGCTTCGGATCGATTTCCATTTCGGTTCCCTATATTCTCATACCCCCGACACCGTCTCCAGCACCACGCGGGCCGTCTGATCGAATTCCCGGAAAAGCAGATGCTCATGGACGGTATGGATCGCGCGCATCCCGGTTCCGAGATTCGCCACGTTCAGCCCATGGCCGTTGAAGACATTGGCGTCGCATCCGCCGCCGGTTTTCCGGCAGGCGATTGAAACCTTCAGCTTCTTTGACGCCGCCATGATCCGTTTTACGATCGGCGCGTCCTCGCCGAGGGTCATCCGCGGATAGTCC encodes:
- a CDS encoding VIT1/CCC1 transporter family protein, coding for MITTQAQHDPRLARDLILDELFDLTLYQSLRKISGRDLQPMLDELIAIETQHLAFWQKFFNSAVSGLDFPRRFRLRLIVLACRLFGATAVHMVLEAIEIYGVRKYLSVWEQYKDGPLGAAVRGILEDEFKHEDEIVSRMAERKINPDRIRNIFLGFNDGLVEIIGAVSGFFAALGAGTLVLIAGLTTAVAGSLSMAAGAYVAVNSENEVRRTERGRARFLTKGGESEEPEDSSIRSAIIVGGSYFAGAAIPILPVLFGAKTAMVPVFSGGVAAILVSMILAFLSGMDVRKRIMMNLAMVAGAVGITYGIGLLVRAVFGVPV
- a CDS encoding zinc-binding dehydrogenase → MSLLFDFLDRQKIKPMIAGRIPLIEAARAHALLERGEGAGKLVLICNA
- a CDS encoding polymer-forming cytoskeletal protein, producing the protein MFGNGNGNGNGSGTGAQKDSADMTIYMGKNMEFKGTLSFEGTGRIDGKVEGKILAKGTLLLGEGSAVSTEIEGDTVIVGGNVEGKITGRQKVQLLKTAVVNADISTPSLSIEEGCQFNGNSKMLGGANATPAVKLSEKKDPRSAAWREENVPVATHYK
- a CDS encoding prolyl oligopeptidase family serine peptidase, with protein sequence MRRSGQWGIAICIAASAAMNACQNIPSRHEAEPSPGLLKQVSAYLRADDQEAERLWPGLSKEPVSELEAALRSVLETSFQNTAPTGMQPGRSIRVGDDSMRYGLYVPAAYDPSRSYPLILCLHGAGFDGDTYLNRWQPRLGEDYLLACPTMEEAEWWTRQGEALVLAVLSDVSRTYHVDPDRVFLTGMSNGGIGTYLIGLNHPDRFAALVPMAGAFPAALFPLLDNAKNTPFYIIHGSKDQVMPVQYSRDVAAYLKRSDSPVVYREHDRVHPMAGGHYFPKEELPDLLAWLKTQRRAAEPRELSVVRDRDHPGRDAWVRIDEIDPAAASFWASEHQPEESRRLQRGAYARLKARVSGNTIFVTAENVIQYSILLPADFVDWNRPVLVFTNGRVSFEQLLRPDSRSLLEEARRRPDPRQTVLSRIKIRVSP
- the pyrE gene encoding orotate phosphoribosyltransferase, whose amino-acid sequence is MDKQERVNFRQRLLTKLRGSFVYNTEAIFTLSSGRKSHFYIDCKKVTLDFEGAFLVGQLILDAISDLEVDAIGGMTLGADPIATSVSVLSYGEPRAIPAFIIRKEPKPFDQSEGPMAYIEGHLPPGARVVVVDDVLTAGRATERTINVLKGAGCTVVKVIALIDRKEGGRQHLEDLGYTVDSLFTVEDLLKA
- a CDS encoding glutaredoxin domain-containing protein, translated to MSTVQIYTTKFCGSCVRAKRLLEQEGIRYEEIDISDTPEVREDLVEKTGEWTVPQIFVDGKYIGQDDELYDLIRNGGLK
- a CDS encoding NUDIX hydrolase: MSLEETLLRTKTVYNGKYVKAEERIVRLPDGREAVREIVRPPDAVGVLPIAEDGTVHLVRQYRQAIGRVILEIPAGIINPGESKEETGRRECEEETGVRPAKMEWLFQYYHSVGFSTGTIEIYLGRELSEASSHLPDDGEFIERVRMPFDDLYRLAVDGQIVDSKTLLAVLWYQHRIRKV
- a CDS encoding flavin reductase family protein; the protein is MEIDPKQLTSSQAYDLMISIVIPRPIAFISTLNSEGVPNAAPFSFFNGISTDPPMVAISIARRGTEKKGTLRNIETTGEFVVNMVDEALAEGMNRAAGNYPPNTNKLEAAGLTARPSVKVKPPRIGEAPISLECRVVQVLPLPESKDALVIGRVVYIYLKDDLWRNGTVDPARLRAIGRLGQSNYCRIRDVFKLERPQTG